CATGACTGATGTATTTCAGTTTTACATCCAGAACGGCAGCCTGCAGCTCATCCAGCCTTGAATTCAAACCTTTGTAAATGTTTACATATTTTTCGTTTGAACCGTAGTTGGCCAATGCGCGGATGGCTTCATACAGCTCTTTGTCATTGGTGGTTACCGCTCCTGCATCGCCCAAAGCTCCTAAGTTTTTACCAGGATAGAAGCTGAAACCTGAAGCATCACCAAGATTTCCCGATTTGATGCCGTTCCATTCTGCTCCGATAGCCTGTGCATTATCTTCTACGATCTTCAGATCATATTTCTGGGCTATATTTTTAAGTTCTTCAGAGAAAACAATTCTCCCCTGAAGGTGAACGATAAGAATCGCTTTTGTTTTTGGAGTGATCTTTTCTTCGATCTTTAAAATGTCGATATTGTAAGTGCCTGGATCCGGTTCTACGAAAACAGGAACCAGCCCGTTGTCTGATAAAGCCAGTACAGAAGCGATATACGTATTGGCAGGAACAAGAACTTCGTCACCGGCTTTCATAATGCCCATTTCAATATATCCGCGGAAGATAAGACGCAGGGCATCCAGTCCGTTGGCTACCCCTACGGCATATTTTGCCCCGATGTAGTTGGCTAAATTGGTTTCGAAGTTTTTAAGTTCACCGCCTAGTAAATACCAGCCGCTTCGGAAAACTTCCAGTAATTTGTTCTCTATTTCTTCCTGATACCGTAAATTGATCTTCTGAAGATCAAGAAATTTTACCATAGTATTATTTTTTTAATGATAACCCCTGAACAGGGAAGTTATGCTCATTATTTTTTTCTTAAACACACTGCGCCCCATGAATAACCTACTCCAAAGCCTACCAACATGATGTTTTTTAAATCTCTTGCAGTCATTGAATTTTTAAAGGCAATGGGAATTGTTGATGATACGGTATTTCCGTAGTCAAGCATATCGATCACGAAATTTTCCTGAGGAATGTTAATTCTTTTTCTCAGGAAATCAAGCATGAATGTATTAGCCTGATGGAAGATGAAGGTATCAATATCACTCTTTTCAAATCCGTTTTTTTCCAGGTTTTCTTTGACAAGGCCCGGAATGGCTTTTGAAGTGAAGTCGAAAATTTTCGGACCGTTCATGTGAAGATAATTGTCTTTATCCTCTTTATCCTCTGTTTTCTTATTTCTTACGGCACCGTTTTTAACGATGAGGTTTTTGGCGCCTTCTCCGTCAGTTCCTACCGAGAATTTCAGAATTTCAAAATCTCCGTTTTCCGAGATCAGGGTTGCTGTAGCGGCATCACCGAAAAGGCTGATGTTTCCTTTATCATCTTCATGAATGTGCTTTGAATAGGTTTCTGCTGTTATTAAAACCACATTCTTCATCATTTTGGCATCAACAAGTGCGTTGGCAAGAGATAATCCGTAAATATACCCGGAACATCCCTGGTTGATGTCAATCGCTCCACAGCTTGTATTCAGGCCGGCCTGGGACTGAACGAGACAGGCAGTGGCAGGCAGGAAGTAATCAGGACTTTGTGTACAGACGATAAGATAATCAATCTCAGATTTATCAATGCTGTATTCTTCAACAAGTTTGTTGAGGGCTTTCACTGCGATGTCGGAAGTATATTCGTCATCACCGGTAATATTCCTGTTTCTGATTCCTATTTTTTCAAGAATCTTATCGCTTTCCCAGTCCGGAAATTTAGCTGAAATCTCTTCATTGGAAATAACAGTACCCGGAATGTATGTTGAAATATGTTTGATAAAGGCCATTGTTCAGTATTTATTGTTTTTTCTCAGAAACAAATGAATACAAAGCGTTTATAGTATTTAAAGCGGTGATTTGCTCAGGCTCCATATCAACACCGTATTCGTCTTCAATCATTACTTTGATGACCATTGCCGTAAGGGAATCCCAGTAGCTTTCTTTACTGTATTCTGTTTCAGGGGTGATCGTTACGTCTGTATTTTCCAGCTGAGACTGAAATTTTTCAATGAATTCGTTAATTGACATATGATTAAATTTTAAATTTTTTAAGAATATCCGGCAGTACGGAATTAAATGTATCCCTGCTCAGCAGATAGTAATTGTTTTCCTCATCAGTTTTTACCAGTTCGGGTTTGAAAAGCCTATGGTAGCTGTTGACGGAAGTATTCTGTTTTCTTACTTCAAACTGGACGGTATCAAATTTCAGTTCATTCAGAACATAGTCTTTCACAGCCATGTCTACTTTTATTGAGTTTTTGATGTTGGCGTAATCCGGTTTTGAAACCCAGCTTCCTATTTCCGGCAGCCCGGATTCTATTTTATAAACTCTGTAAGTTGCGAAATCTTCATTGTTTTCGTCATAGGCTATAAAATAGTATTCCTTTTGTTCCTGTTCACGCACTTTATAGTTTAAAATCCACTGTTTCTGTGCTTCTACATCCGGAGATGTTTTTGAAATAAACCTCGATTTTTTCTCATTATTCCTGATGGAAACGATGAATTCAGCATCGTCCGCATCAACGAGTCTCAGTTTAATTCCTTTATATTCAATGATCATTTTAATGAATTTTTATAGGTTTTTACCAACTGTTTCTTTGAAGCTTTCATAATCTCTGAAATAATCTTCTTCGTCATAGATTTCTGAGGCAAGGCAAAGCAATACCGCATTATGGGAAAACTGAATATCTCTCCATACCAGTTTTGGGATATACAAACCTTTGGTAGGATGGTCCAGAACAAATGTTTCTTTATTCCCGTCCTTATCTTCCGTATTAAAGGTAATAATTCCGGAAACAGCAAATATAACCTGCTGAAGCTCCTTATGAGCATGCCCTCCGCGCGTCACATCATGAGGGGTGAAGTAGGTCCAATATACACGCTGAATATCAAAAGGAATGTTTTTCTGAGCCTCGGCTATAGTAATGTAGCCCAGCTGTGACGATCCTATTTTATCGAAAGTTATGATCTGTGGTTTATTGTTCTCCATTAATGTATTTGAATAGTTCTTTAAATTCCTCAAAGTTAATTATAAAATTACTATCAGAGTGAAGTCCGTTGTTATTATATAGCTGAGTGTAAAAATCTACCTCAAATATATGTCCCAGACTTGAAAAAGCACTGAAAGAAGCTGCATTTTCAGGGGTGAAACATATCGCTTTTGGCTGATTTCTGCAGAACAGCATATTGGTCCAGGCTGCTCCGGAGATTCCGATGATAAATCTGGCGGTTTTAAAATATCCGGCCTGCTGTGCAAGAGGTATTTCTTCCAGGCAGACAGCTGTAAATCCGAAATCTTTTAGATAATTTAAAATCTCATCCTGATTGGCTGCCACACGATGGGTATTTTTTCTGTATAAAAATATTCTGTCCGGCAGTCCCTCTTCTGTTTTCAGATTATTCAGAATTTCATCTGAAAATCTTCGGGTAATTTCTTTATTATAAAATGTTCCTTCGGCTTTGATCTCTCCATCGAAGCGGTTAAACTGTACATGGTTGAAATCATTGATATGATACAGCTTTTTCACATGATAAGTTTTTTCCGGGTTTAAGTACTGAATGGTAAATTTATCTTTTGCCAGGATTTTCAGGACAGACTGCATGCCGGGAGTTTGCTTTACAATTTCATGAACGAAAATAGTCCGGGTATATTTTTTGTTAAACAAAAGCAGTTTCGGCATTATTTCAATCAGGAAATGAAACCAGTTCCAGGATCCGTTTCCGCCAAGAAAGAAGCCTTCATCAAGCTGTTCAGTATTTTTTCTGATTACCTTGGCATCTTTGCTGTTATGAACAGTTACAAAGCCTTCATTGAGTCTTTCTCCGGAGCTTCTGTAAACAACCAGATTATTTTTGATCCAAAATGCAGAAGAATTGATGTCTACATAAGCGTTCTCAAACTGGTAAACCGAAATCCCGGGAACCGTATTCTCAACATAACTTTCCTTGATATTCAAACGCTTGGGAAGATTGCATTTAAAAATACCCGGGGCTGAAATTTTTTCAAGAATATTTTCTCTACAGTTTTCTATATCTTTTATCTTTAAGATTTGTGAGTAAGGTTTATAAAAATAATTGTAAAGGGTTTTCCTGACAATATTTGAAAGGGATTCATTGCTTTGTATGTAAGGCGTCAGCTTTTTTAAAACCGCTCCCATGCGAAATTTGTTTTGATGAATCCCGGTTCTATTCCCAGCCATTCTCCTAACTCTTTTCCTTTCTCCGCAATTCTGAACGTCAGAATATCTTCTTCATGAAGTACACTCTCATGG
This region of Chryseobacterium vaccae genomic DNA includes:
- a CDS encoding sugar 3,4-ketoisomerase, whose product is MENNKPQIITFDKIGSSQLGYITIAEAQKNIPFDIQRVYWTYFTPHDVTRGGHAHKELQQVIFAVSGIITFNTEDKDGNKETFVLDHPTKGLYIPKLVWRDIQFSHNAVLLCLASEIYDEEDYFRDYESFKETVGKNL
- a CDS encoding glycosyltransferase family 61 protein, with protein sequence MGAVLKKLTPYIQSNESLSNIVRKTLYNYFYKPYSQILKIKDIENCRENILEKISAPGIFKCNLPKRLNIKESYVENTVPGISVYQFENAYVDINSSAFWIKNNLVVYRSSGERLNEGFVTVHNSKDAKVIRKNTEQLDEGFFLGGNGSWNWFHFLIEIMPKLLLFNKKYTRTIFVHEIVKQTPGMQSVLKILAKDKFTIQYLNPEKTYHVKKLYHINDFNHVQFNRFDGEIKAEGTFYNKEITRRFSDEILNNLKTEEGLPDRIFLYRKNTHRVAANQDEILNYLKDFGFTAVCLEEIPLAQQAGYFKTARFIIGISGAAWTNMLFCRNQPKAICFTPENAASFSAFSSLGHIFEVDFYTQLYNNNGLHSDSNFIINFEEFKELFKYINGEQ
- a CDS encoding acyl carrier protein; the encoded protein is MSINEFIEKFQSQLENTDVTITPETEYSKESYWDSLTAMVIKVMIEDEYGVDMEPEQITALNTINALYSFVSEKKQ
- a CDS encoding DegT/DnrJ/EryC1/StrS family aminotransferase, which produces MVKFLDLQKINLRYQEEIENKLLEVFRSGWYLLGGELKNFETNLANYIGAKYAVGVANGLDALRLIFRGYIEMGIMKAGDEVLVPANTYIASVLALSDNGLVPVFVEPDPGTYNIDILKIEEKITPKTKAILIVHLQGRIVFSEELKNIAQKYDLKIVEDNAQAIGAEWNGIKSGNLGDASGFSFYPGKNLGALGDAGAVTTNDKELYEAIRALANYGSNEKYVNIYKGLNSRLDELQAAVLDVKLKYISHENDTRREVAKRFISEINNPKIILPENPADEKEHVWHVFVIRTEKRDELQAHLTEKGIHTIIHYPIPPHKQEAYKEYNNLSFPITEKMHEEVLSLPISSVLEEEEIQAIIKAVNEF
- a CDS encoding ketoacyl-ACP synthase III; the encoded protein is MAFIKHISTYIPGTVISNEEISAKFPDWESDKILEKIGIRNRNITGDDEYTSDIAVKALNKLVEEYSIDKSEIDYLIVCTQSPDYFLPATACLVQSQAGLNTSCGAIDINQGCSGYIYGLSLANALVDAKMMKNVVLITAETYSKHIHEDDKGNISLFGDAATATLISENGDFEILKFSVGTDGEGAKNLIVKNGAVRNKKTEDKEDKDNYLHMNGPKIFDFTSKAIPGLVKENLEKNGFEKSDIDTFIFHQANTFMLDFLRKRINIPQENFVIDMLDYGNTVSSTIPIAFKNSMTARDLKNIMLVGFGVGYSWGAVCLRKK
- a CDS encoding GNAT family N-acetyltransferase — its product is MIIEYKGIKLRLVDADDAEFIVSIRNNEKKSRFISKTSPDVEAQKQWILNYKVREQEQKEYYFIAYDENNEDFATYRVYKIESGLPEIGSWVSKPDYANIKNSIKVDMAVKDYVLNELKFDTVQFEVRKQNTSVNSYHRLFKPELVKTDEENNYYLLSRDTFNSVLPDILKKFKI